The Gadus macrocephalus chromosome 21, ASM3116895v1 genome has a segment encoding these proteins:
- the gja10b gene encoding gap junction protein alpha 10 b yields the protein MGDWNLLGSILEEVHVHSTIVGKIWLTILFIFRMLVLGVATEDVWDDEQSEFVCNTEQPGCKNVCYDQAFPISLIRYWVLQIIFVSSPSLVYMGHALYRLRALDKERHRKKAWLKAELDGGEPLQEDQHRRMERELRRLDEHRKVRKAPLRGALLRTYVFHILTRSVVEVGFIVGQCALYGIGLAPLYKCERDPCPNSVDCFVSRPTEKNIFLVFMLVIAGVSLFLNLLEIFHLGLKKIKDSLYGSKYGDEDSVCRSKKNSLAHPACHLSNSSPPRTLHLAHTAAGSLARDGQPGGHPFHPGPAGAPQHHPDGAPFDTDAPGGASDQRPRPFPVCLHQLGAVGRRYTLDDPRKPSCSSEESAGAQGSGPQGSGPQRYAGAQPRATLAAGHAELPAALRSAQRKQSRVSSGCKEPLSDLSDSPESGHHPTARKASFMSRGMSESRLASLCGSGDSQSGLDVEAQRLAQGDSPPCTPPPSTGGRRMSMSMILELSSIMKK from the exons ATGGGGGACTGGAACCTACTGGGCAGCATCTTGGAGGAGGTCCACGTCCACTCCACCATCGTGGGGAAGATCTGGCTGaccatcctcttcatcttccgCATGCTGGTCCTGGGCGTGGCCACGGAGGACGTGTGGGACGACGAGCAGAGCGAGTTCGTCTGCAACACCGAGCAGCCCGGCTGCAAGAACGTGTGCTACGACCAGGCCTTCCCCATCTCCCTGATCCGCTACTGGGTGCTGCAGATCATCTTCGTGTCCTCGCCCTCGCTGGTGTACATGGGCCACGCCCTCTACCGCCTCCGGGCGCTGGACAAGGAGCGCCACCGCAAGAAGGCGTGGCTGAAGGCGGAGCTGGACGGCGGCGAGCCCCTCCAGGAGGACCAGCACCGCAGGATGGAACGCGAGCTGCGGCGGCTGGACGAGCACCGCAAGGTGAGGAAGGCCCCCCTGCGGGGGGCGCTGCTGCGCACCTACGTCTTCCACATCCTGACGCGctcggtggtggaggtgggcttCATCGTGGGCCAGTGCGCGCTCTACGGCATCGGGCTGGCGCCGCTCTACAAGTGTGAGCGGGACCCGTGTCCCAACAGCGTGGACTGCTTCGTGTCGCGGCCCACCGAGAAGAACATCTTCCTGGTGTTCATGCTGGTGATCGCCGGGGTCTCCCTGTTCCTCAACCTGCTGGAGATCTTCCACCTCGGCCTGAAGAAGATCAAGGACAGCCTGTACGGCTCCAAGTACGGCGACGAGGACAGCGTCTGCCGCTCCAAGAAGAACTCCCTGGCGCACCCCGCCTGCCACCTGTCCAACTCCTCCCCCCCGCGGACGCTGCACCTCGCCCACACCGCCGCCGGCTCCCTGGCCCGCGACGGCCAGCCGGGCGGTCACCCCTTCCACCCGGGGCCGGCGGgggccccccagcaccacccggACGGGGCCCCCTTCGACACCGACGCCCCGGGAGGCGCCTCCGACCAGCGGCCCCGACCGTTCCCCGTCTGCCTGCACCAGCTGGGGGCGGTGGGGCGGCGTTACACCCTGGACGACCCCCGGAAGCCCTCGTGCAGCAGCGAGGAGTCGGCCGGGGCCCAGGGCTCGGGGCCCCAGGGCTCGGGGCCCCAGAGGTACGCCGGGGCCCAGCCGAGGGCCACCCTCGCGGCCGGCCACGCCGAGCTCCCGGCCGCCCTGCGGAGCGCCCAGCGCAAGCAGAGCCGCGTGAGCAGCGGCTGCAAGGAGCCGCTGAGCGACCTGAGCGACTCGCCCGAGAGCGGCCACCACCCCACCGCCAGGAAGGCCAGCTTCATGTCCCGGGGCATGTCAGAGAGCCGGCTGGCCAGCCTGTGCGGCAGCGGGGACTCCCAGAGCGGCCTGGACGTGGAGGCCCAGCGCCTGGCGCAGGGAGACAGCCCGCCCTGCACGCCCCCGCCCTCCACAGGCGGCCGCAGGATGTCTATG AGCATGATTCTTGAGCTGTCGTCCATCATGAAGAAATAA